DNA from Onychomys torridus chromosome 1, mOncTor1.1, whole genome shotgun sequence:
cttctctcttgtcccacctatacttcctgcctggccactagccaatcagaactttatttacacagagcgatatccacagcacagcatctttttttttttttcccctcagcatCATTTCTATGTGTTGGAACATTAAACTAGATAACCTCTTAACATCCTGTGTCTAGCattggtggtgtacacttttaatccctggcaggcagatctctatgattttgaggccagcctggtctacaaagcagctccaggacagctagagctgttacacagagaaaccctgtctcaaaaaaacaaaagaaaaaaaaaaaagagtagaaaatgGGAGAGTtaagtggttttggttttggttttggttttggtttgtttgttttcttttcttttttggtttttctagacaaggtttctctgtgtagctttggagcctgtcctggactagctctgtagcccaggctggcctcgaactcacagagatccgcctgcctctgcctcccgagtgctgggattacaggcgtgcaccaccacccagcagagtTAAATGGTTTTTTATTCAGTGGACTGGCTGAAACCATTGCATAAGGTCTTGACTACCCTTCGACTGTAGCTTTCTAGTATTATCCTCTCTATCATCACATGACTAACTACTTGTACTCTTTCGTATTTCTTCAGGAAAGTTGCAAACGTTGGCGGTGCTCTTGCGGCAGCTCAAGGCCGAGGGCCACCGGGTACTCATTTTCACCCAGATGACCCGAATGCTGGATGTACTGGAGCAATTTCTCACCTACCATGGTCACCTATATTTGCGTCTGGATGGGTCTACTAGAGTTGAGCAGAGACAGGTAACAGGCATCCTTAGCCCTCTAGAGACTCCCCTCAGCTTCTGTTTCTTTATCTCAAGCTTTCAGCTCAGAGAAGggaccttaaaaattaaaaagcctttGGTTTGTTTTAGGAATAAGTCTCCAAATAccatcttttttccctttccttttaggCCTTGATGGAACGGTTCAATGCAGACAAACGCATATTCTGCTTCATCCTTTCAACTCGaagtgggggtgtgggtgtgaaCCTGACAGGAGCAGACACTGTTGTTTTTTATGACAGCGACTGGAATCCCACCATGGATGCTCAGGCCCAGGATCGCTGTCATCGAATTGGTCAGACTCGGGATGTCCACATCTATAGGTATTGCCTGGTCTTACCTTACTTCCTCTTTATGTACAGGATCTCTTGATATATTTGGCTGTTTACACCACTTCCATTTCCTAGGCTTATCAGTGAACGAACAGTAGAGGAGAACATTCTAAAAAAGGCAaatcagaagagaatgttgggaGATATGGCCATTGAAGGAGGCAACTTCACTACAGCCTATTTTAAAcaggtataaaataaaattctccagTCTAGACAGAAGAGAACTTTTGTTCCTGAAAGGGTtcctttgttttctagacagCTGTGCTTTGACCTCCACAGATCTGTCTCTCAATCTGTAGTACTTCCATACCTCAACGTTTTCCACTTCCCTTCTGTTATATCCAATAGCAGACCATCAGAGAGCTGTTCGATATGCCTCTGGAGGAGCCTCCTGGCTCATCTGCATCTTCTGTtcctgaagaggaagaggaggctgtgGCCAGCAAGCAGACTCATATTTTGGAGCAGGTAACAAAAGAGGCGTCAGTCCTAAAATAGCACTGCTGCTTAGATATGTGTTGGCTTTCATTTGTATTGAATATGTCCAGGGAAAAGTACAGCTTCTACTAGTTCCCAGTTTATAGTcagtggtttgttttggtttgttttgtttttgtttttgtttttgtttttgttgttgtttggttttttgagacaggatttctcaatgtagttttggtgcctgtcctggaccttgtctgtagatcaggctggcctggaacttacagagatctgcctgcctctgccaggatttaatctgctgggattaaaggtgtgcgccactaccacccggctgattttcttttattttttaagatcatAATATGATtgtatcatttcccccttttctttcctccctccaagccttaccctacccctccttgctctctttcaaattcatggcctctttttttttttttcattaattcttgttaattacatgtatgtgtatatatacatgtgtttgtatatatgtatattccaaAATACAGAAGTACAACCTGTTCAGTCCAATTAATATTACTCAtgcatgttttcagagctgaccatttggtattggataaccaattggtgtgctcttccctggggaagactagtCCTCCTGCTATCATCATTCCTTAGCTGCGTATAGTTTTTAGTGTAGTGTTGCAGCCTCATGGTCTCCCCATCCACCTTGGCTGTTCTGCTGCTGTccttcagctcatgtttaggcagccatgttggtgagacttcatggttgtagcttctgacattactaagagacacagtctcacagccagTGGCCTGATCTCTCTGGCTTTTGcagtctgtctgcctcctcttccaaagtgtcccctgagccttagatgtgtAGTTATTTTGTTGATGTATCCATTGGGAGAGGGTTCCATgactctgcatttttattttttctctgcatttgtggttttctgtagaaatgcttgattttgttttgtggtttggtttttttttttctcttgggttttcaaggcagggtttctctgtgtagccctggctgtcctggtactcactttgtagatcagactggcctggaactcacagaggtctgcctgcctctgcctccagagtgctgagattaaaggtgtgtgtgtgtcatcactgcccagctctttttaactttttaaaaattgtatttattactttatgtctctgtatgggtgtgtgtgccgTAGCACACCCATAAAGAGACACACaaggaaataaatgtaattttgtggaggccaaaggacaacttgtaaTAGTTGGTTATCTCCTCACTATGTGCATTCCAGGGAATTAAATTagcaagtatctttacctgctgagttatcTTCCCAGCCCagattttaaaggtttttttgtttgtttgttttgagacattgtctACTTCCTGGAGTACAGGACAGACTCCAGATAGGACTCAAGTACTTCAGAAAGAAactggagccagcctggtctacagctacacagagagacctgtgTCAAAGTTGGATGGGAAGgtctagagaggtggctcagcggttaaaagcacttaactgctcttgcaaaggacctagtttcaattcttagcacctacaTGCTGGCTCACAATCATATGTTACTCTAGTTCTAGAGAATCCAGTACCCTTTCCTGACCCCTTAAGGCAtgaggtgcacatacatacatacagggaaaCACTACACATATAGTACATAAATCTAAAAAGGGTGATTCTTAGGCCTCCATTTCAAAACCTACtaaactataattttttaaataggtgcatataatttttaaaggtaaacATAATTGAACGTCCAACAATACTGACAACTCTTCTCCAGAACAATACTCATAATTCAAATCATAAAACCATAGATGTAGATATAACACTGGaattgttctttgcattttttaaaaatttgtttgttttctttttgttttgttttgttgttttgttttgcttttcgagacagagtttctctgtgtagctttgtgcctttcctggaacttgctttgtagaccaggctggcctggaactcacagagatccgcctgcctctacctctcaagtgctgggattacaggcgtgtgccaccaccacccggcttttgtttgttttcttaagtgtTGGTTCTAAgtatttttctcttgtattttttcAGAACCACTTTTAAGTGAGCCTGAAGGGGAGGGTTTTACTTGAGGTAAATGTGCCAAGATCTGATTTGATATTATCCCTGGACTCAGCACCATGAGTGTACTTGCTAATCTAATCCAGTATAGCCACTGAATGAATCCCCAAGTTTACTAATGGAATCAAGAATAAAGGTGTTGCCTGTTTCCTTATGACTGACGTTTAATGAAGAGATGGGTGCATCTCTAAGTAGTAACTATGTGTCTCAAAGCTTGGAGGACATTGATCGATGAAAAAAGCTACTTGGCTCTGGTCATCTGCCTTTGCTATAGAGTATGCAGTATATTATGTAGCATGCAGTATGTTGTGTAATTcttagaaaaatggaaaataaactaCAGGTGTAGAAGAGCGTCATGGAAGGTTATCTACTAGATACTTTCTTGTCGCTGAACATGCGCTAGacattgttttttaagatttacttaattACTGTGTGTGGGGAGGGCAGACACATGGTACAGCTTACATGTggagggtcagagaacaattttgtaGTTGTGGGAGTCAGGGaatctccttttaaaatgtgggtttcAAAGATACAATTCTGGTCATTAGGTTTGGTGGTCATTGTTGATGTGAACTTAATTATTCGTGCGTGCGTATGTACATGAGTATAGGTGTTcctacctcccctcttcccccccccccccccccgttttttttaaagagagaaactCTAAGGCTAACTTATACAGGAAAGGAAGTAGAGATGGGGTTCTAAAATAGTCATTTGGGTGCTGAGAGTGTAGTGcaatggcagagcacttgcctgtcatgcatgaggtcctaggttcaattctcagctctagggaaaaacaaaaacaacaacaaaacctgtgctcaaagaaaacaaaaataaataaatacataaataaacaagtcATTTGTTCCCTAGTGGGAGAGCTAATGAAATCCATTCCATCATGTGCTGAGTATTGACTTGCTTTGGTAATTCTGGTTGCAGAACATTGCTGAGTTCAGGTATAAATCTGTTTAAGAGATTTTTACTTGAGATAGAGTCTGACTATTAAGGCGTGACTGACAGGGATctttttatgtagaccaggcaggcctagaactcacagataaTTTACCTATGGttccctcctcagtgctggggatcaaaggtatgtgctgccacacccagctgccTCAAGTGTTTCTGCAAGACTGTAATTcaggcattcaggaggcagagttagatAGATGCAACTCCTCTGTTAGTTGaaagatagcctggtctacacattgagttccagacagccaggttCACTTAGTAAGACCTTGTTATCCTTgtcataagtaaataaaatgtaattacaagatataaataactttattttgtgttgttttgagacggggtcttttCTCGtgtctctggctttcctggaacagTCTCTGTAGAGccggctgacctcaaacttgcaacaATGCTATAtgtgcctcctgagggctgagattatgGGCACGTACTGCAACATGCCTTGAAAAGTTTCtgactttcttgttttgttttaaaaaatctttctgtttttaattacgCATGTGTAATGTCTGTGTGTGGCTATTTGAACATGAGTGCAGACACTGTGGGAGAGCAGAGCGGTTCGattcctcctggagctggaattgggCCCTCTTCAGGAGTGGTAAGGTTTCTTAGCGCCaaggcatctctctagctccatcacccttttgttctttgaaaagtttgtttttgttgttgtttttggagacagggtttctctgtgtagctttggagcctattctggaactcattctgtaacccaggctggccttgaactcacttagatcctcctgcctctgcctcccgagtgctgggattaaaggtgtgcttgcAAATTTTTTTATTGctcattatatacatatgtgccaTCACatgcatatggagatcagagagcaACTTTTTAGAATCCATCTCCTTCCGGTattggttctgaggatcaaagtCAGGCTGTCAGCCTTGCTggacaagtgcttttacccactgagccattttgctgaccTCCAAATTcttaaatttcttattttgtgtatgctttgtttttcttctgtacaCCTTGAAGGCATTGTGCCGGGCAGAAGATGAAGAAGATATCCGTGCAGCCACCCAAGCCAAAGCCGAACAAGTGGCTGAGCTTGCAGAATTTAATGAGAACGATGGGTTTCCTGCTGGTGAGGGAGAGGAGGCCAGTCGGCCTggagctgaggaggaagagatgtcTAGGGCTGAACAGGAAATTGCTGCCCTTGTAGAGCAGGTCAGTGTTGGATCTGCTACCACTTCTCTTCATCTGTCATAACTTATGCCAGGGCTCAAACCTTTTTCcgtcttctggcttccctggtgataatgatggtgatagGCCCTGAGCCTAGTCCTTCTGTTTACCCGCTTCCTCCTCCCACAGCTGACTCCCATTGAGCGCTACGCCATGAAGTTCCTAGAGGCTTCGCTGGAGGAAGTGAGCCGAGAGGAGCTCAAACAGGCAGAAGTAAGTCTTTCCAGGGAGTGCGCTAGAGGCAGCTGCTCATCTCCACTATGCCTTGCTTTGCTCTGCTTCTTGCTGACCGTGTCGGCCTATCTTGTTGGTAGGAACAAGTGGAAGCTGCCCGGAAAGACCTGGATCAAGCCAAGGAGGAGGTGTTTCGGCTGCcccaagaggaagaggaagggtcaGGGGCTGGGGATGAGACGTCTTGTGGGACTAGTGGAGGCAGCCACCGGCGCAGTAAGAAAGTCAAGGCTCCTGAGAGGCTGGGGACTCGTGTCAGTGAGCGTCTTCGTGGAGCTCGAGCTGAGACTCAAGGAGCCAGCCACACTCCTGTCACATCCACCCATCCTACCTGCAACACCTTCATGCCTCCCCAGTGCAGCCCTGTGAGAGATCGAATTCCCAGGCCAGTGCCTAGGCCTCGACATGCTCCTGCTCCTGCTATAACTTCTGCCCCACCCACAGCTCCCATTCCCATTTCAGCCCCCAATCCAGTCACCATTCTTCCAGTCCACATCTCGTCTACTCCTGCACCTCTGCTTCAGGTTCCTCCGTCTTGTTCTTCTCCTGCTTGCACCCCTCCATCTGCCTGCACCCCTCCACCCACTTGTACCCCCTCACCAGCTCAAACCTCTCATTTGACCGCTTCTTCACCAACCCTACTTGATTCCCTTTCTGCTCCCATCTCTCCCGGGGTTACCAACCTTCCTTTGAACTCAGAAGTAGAGCTGTGTGCACAAGAGTTGGTACCTGTGGAGTCTCTAGAGCTACCTGGAACGACCAATTCTGAGGCTTCCCTGCTTAGTCTTGTGCCTCCAAAGGCTCTTTTGACAGGGTCTGTTGATATTCCGCCTGAGTCAGAGAAGAATCTTCTAACTCCTACACCCAATTCAACCCTGGAGGCTGACAGCATCCCCAATGGTCAGGAGCAGGAAGTGCCAGGTCCTGTGGAGGGGACCAGTCCCACACTGCTTCCTGGTGGTGAGGACTTGACCATGAGTCTGAGTGAGAGCAATGGGCTGGAGCTCCCACCCTCAGCAGCATCTGATGAGCCACTTCAGGAGGTATTGGAGGCTCACAGGAACTTGGAAGAAATGGGAGAGGTTCAGATCCCAGTCTCCAACCCAGAAAAGCCACAAGAACTTgttagtgctgaggttacagccCCATCAACCTCATCTTCAGCCACCTCCTCGCCTGAGGGTCCTTCACCTGCCCGTCCCCCACGGCGTCGCACCAGTGCTGATGTGGAAATCAGGGGTCAGGGGTCTGGCCGGGCAGGACAACCCCCAGGTCCCAAAGTGCTTCGAAAGCTGCCAGGACGGCTGGTAACTGTGGTGGAGGAAAAGGAGCTTGTAAGACGACGACGACATCGGGGGAATGCCAGCACCCTAGTACCTGGGGTGTCTGAAGCTAACGCCAGTCCAAGAAGCCCATCCACCCACAGCATGTCAGGGCCAGAATCCTCATCTCCCAGCAGTGGGCCCTGTGAAGCTGCTCCTTCATCCTCACTGTCCACCCCAACCCAGCATCCCTTCATAGCTTGTCGTCACATTGAAGTGGGTACGACTGGTGGGGGCAGCCCAGAGAATGGAGAAGCAGCAGAGCTTACCATCACTCCACCTGCTGTGAAACGTCGGAGGGGAAGACCCCCGAAGAAGAACAGGTCTCCAGCAGATGCTGGGAGAGGAGTGGATGAGACACCTTCATCCATCTCCAAGGGGAAAACCAATGGAGTTGACCCAGTCCCTGGGCCTGAGACGGTAACTGTTGCAGAGCCTGCCCTCAGGCCCCAGTTTGTTCCTGGGCCCCAGCCTCTTGGACCTGAACCAGTTCACAGACCAGAGCCCATCCTATCACCTGTGGAGAAAAGACGACGTGGGCGTCCCCCTAAAGCAAGGGATTTGCCCATTCCTGGGACCATATCCTCTCCAGGGGATGGCAACTTAGAGAGCCGGACACAGCCACTCCCCCTGACACCACTCCCTCCACTTCTAGCCTGTCCCACTGCTGTCGCCAACACTGTCACCACTGTCACTATTTCAACCTCACCACCTAAGCGGAAGCGAGGTCGCCCTCCCAAGAATCCACCATCACCTCGGCCCAGCCAGCTCCCTGTCTTGGACACCGACAGCCCTTCTGTCCTTGAGAGTTGTGGATTGGGGGTGCGGCGGCAACCCCTGGGCCAGGCGGAAAGTGAAGGCAGTTCCTCTGATGAGGATGGAAGCCGCCCTCTCACCCGCCTGGCCCGTCTACGACTTGAAGCAGAGGGCATTCGGGGACGAAAGAGTGAAGGGTCCATGGTGATGGCCGTAATTCAGGATGACCTGGATTTAGCAGATAGTGGGCCAAGTGGGTTAGAACTGACGCCACCTGTGGTCTCCTTAACTCCTAAATTTCGATCAACCCGCCTGCGTCCAGGGTCTCTAGTTCCCCCACTAGAAACTGAAAAAATGCCTCGCAAAAGGTCAGGGGCTCCAGTTGGGAGTTCTGGGATGGCAAAGCGGGGCCGCTTGCAGCCCCCAAGTCCCCTGGGGCCTGAGGGTTCAGTagaggagtcagaggcagaagcCTCAGGTGAcgaggaggaaggagatggaacCCCACGCCGCCGAACCGGTCCCCGCAGGCTCGTTGGGACCACCAACCAAGGGGACCAGCGTATCCTGCGTAGTAGTGCTCCTCCCCACCTATCTGCCCCTACTATTAGTCACAGAGGTCGCAAGGCCAAGACGTGAGTGGGTAAGCCCTTCACCTAGGTGTCCCACCATGGTCTCTTCCCCATGCCCAGGCCTGACTCTGTTAACCACTACTTGAAGTCTAAGGGGAAAGCCTCCAGGGAGACAGAGGGGGCTGTCTCCCTTTCCACCAAAGTAGGGGGTAGGTAACTGGTTGTCATGGAAATGGGGCTCATCACAACCCCCCTTCTCTCCTACCCTACATGGCTGGGCAGTGTTAAGGGTGGCAAGATagtctctgtccccacccccttgTACTTGATTCCCCAGCTGTCTTTCACAGCCTCAAACCCTtagggaaaagggggaggggcttttcTTCAATGAGGTGGgatgggtttggtttttttttttttttttttcttttggttttttttttttttttttttttccttttttttttaagaagaaaacataataaaCTTAGTTTCTGTACAAGCATCCGTGTAAGGAGGCTTCTGATTTTCTGGTCTGGTGGAGGGTTGGGTGGGAACTTGGACATAATTTTTCACCTCCCTCTTGCAATGACCCATATTTGATCTCTAATCCAAGATTGTATACTTTTAAAGCAGAACTTAACCCCTCTCTCAGTCAAGAAAAGGGAAGGTTGTCAAATCTGAGCTGATAGGCTATGTAGTCTCGGTTTTAGACCACTCAGACATACTCTTTTCTCTGACTCTTGAACTTGCCCTCAGCTCTCCAACACCTTGGAGTTCCCTTTCAACCTCCTTGCTCAGGTGCTTCCTTACACTCCTTTCTTCAGAAAGCAGGCATCCTCCATTTGCTTCATGCCTTGGCCCTCCTCTGCTCTCCATCTAGCCAAACTGGTTTGAGTTGGCCATGCCCCTTCCCAGCTCCCTGGGCTCTTCACATGGTGGCTGGCCCCACAACTCCACCTTGGCTTGGCTTGGAGCCATGAGTCAGCTTCATCTCCACCCAAGccaaatcaaacctgaggcaggagccGAAACTCACAGTCCCTCAAAGCCTGTAGCCAGGTAAGAATCTGTGTTCGTGTTTATAGTTTCTGACCGTAACCCCGTAACCCCCTGGGCCCTCCTCTTGGGGCTCTTCCATTTGCTGACGCTTCAATTCTTGCCTCAACTTGACTTTGCAGCTTTGCTACACATCCTTTTGCTCTCTCATCTCTCACtctttttgcattttctttacttttacttGGGGAACCACAGGTGGTTTAGTTTTGTCCAAGCTGTAGGAGAATGATTGGACATGAGGGTAGAAAGATATTTTGATGTGCACAGAGGGTCTAAGTGAGTAAAGAAAGCACTATGCAGGTTTCTGTAGGGCAGTGAGGTTACTGGAACTGCTAATCTGGTTGTGTGGTATGGTCTGGGTTAAAATGGAGAGAGAAGGTGGCAAGAAGGCACCATAACAAAGATAGGTTCAGGGTTTGGGGCTTTTGGTTgttgtgttttagttttgttttgagacaagatctcctaTCCTTAAACTCTGAGCTAGcaatgctggtcttgaactcttgatctttctgcttccacttgTCCAGAATTGGGATTATAAGTGTCTGCCACTACTACTGGGTTAGGTGTTAGTTTggtttttaaggtttttgtttgtttgtttttataaacagcAAAAAAGAACTATGATTTTCCCCTTCATCCCCAGAACTATTTtcatgtcaggcatggtggcacatgcctttaatcccagaactcaagtcagaggcaggtggatggatctctgtgagttctaggcccccctggtctacagaatgaattccaggacagcccggattatatagagaaactctgtttaaaaaaaaaaaaaaaaattgtcccagCCCAAGGGAGTAAAGGCAGAGGACctcagaatttgaggccagacttgtctacatagttccaggcctGTCAGGAAAAGCTACGTAGTGAGACTcgatctcaaaacaaaataaggcaCTTACTCAAAAGGTGTTGAGATTCTATGTCCTGTTTCTCAGTAGGCATGTCAGTTTGCTTCTCTGTACTTGCTCAAATACAAGTATATTCACACTTGCTTGCCTTCAAAGATTTAGAATCTTAAACTGGTGGAAAGGATTCCATCCACGCTTTTGTCTCCTGGCCTGAGTCACTGGAGGAATTTCCCAGTACAACTGCATTCCTAAGTATAGGGTTAGAACAGTAGATAGCATGCTTtgagaagggtggagtcaccaCGCCAGAACAAGAGCTCATTTGTTGGGCTTAAAAGTACCTTGACTGTATCGCCCACAGGTGATGGAGGACGAGGAGAAGGCAGCCGAGAGCTTGATGGGCAACATGGAAGCTGCTCATTCTCCATCCCCTATCCACTGCTGCTGGCTCCGCCTCCGCTACTTGGCAGCTACTAGCATTATCTGTGGCTGTTCTTGCCTGGGAGTCATGGCCCTTGTGTTTGCCATCAAGGTGAGGAATAAAATTCCTGTGGGCACAGGGGTGGGTATAAGAAAATGATTTTGTGTATCTGATCTGTCTACAGTTAAACAGTTACTAAATACCTACTGATGCGTAGCTATGGGCTTAGTACCAGAATAAGAATGTTTTCAAAGGACCCATGTCTTGTGAAAGAGATAGTTGTAAAAATGGATAATTAGGTGAATGCAGCTCATTGACACTGTGGTACAGGGAAGCACAAGGTACtttagaaacaaaggaacaaggaaagtgtgtgtgtgtaagagaaagagagaataaatttGTTGAGTAAGTGGCTACCAAAGCATTCACAAGATGACCATGAGAAGATCACTTTTAGAGGGTACATATCAGACTTCACTTCATGTTAGGAACTAAACAGAGGAGCTGTCATGGCCCCTGCTCCAATCTCAGTTGTGTTTCACAGGGTTTTGCTTAGGCCATGACAATTTTAGACCATCTTAGCTCCACCTGCAGCCCAGCTAACCCCATGCACAGTGCTCAGTCTGTTCCAGGAGTACTTCTCCATCCATGATAGCTGGTAAAGGACAGTCCAGATAAAGGCAGCAGTGAGTACAAATGTGGATTCAGTGAGGAATACTGAAAATTATCATCAAACATCTGGAGTCCTGAGGGCCACCAATTCTGTACTAGAGAGCaatgtaaaaattatttcagaGGAGTGACATGACCAGATTTGTGTTTCAGAAAGATCTACTCAAAGCCTCCTTTGAGGTGGAATCACAAGGGGCAAAACTACACTACAGGCAGACAGTTGAGTAGTGataagagcaagatccaggatctGGAAGAAGCAGTGTAGTTGTTAGAGATTGGCCTGTACCCTTTTTTTGTGGTTGGGTTCATGGTGGCATTGCTAGGAATTGAGCGCAGAGCCTTACCCATGGTTAAGTGCACCGCTACTAAGCTCAACATACATGTAAGCCTACTGGAAGGCTCTTCAAGCTAACTTAATACCATTCTGGAATCTTACCGTCCCCTGGATGTATCTTGACAATCAGAAACACTTTCTGTCACCATAAGACTTTCACTGGGGCAAACTCATAAAAAAGAATCCTTTGTGATGAAAATGATGATGCCTATTGGACCATGAGAGATTTGACTGGATAAGACTCATTGAGTCAAGAATTCCAAATTCCAGATAGAAAAGAATGGGAATAGAAGGACTTAAAAGTATTTTCGAGTCTAGAAATGTAGTTCAACAGAAAACTTGGCTGGTATGCCCAGGCCCTGATTCCATCACCAtaccacaaaacaaaccaaagtcaTTAAAAAGCACtttcccagggttggggatttagctcagtggtagtgcaaggccctgggtttggtcctcagcttcagaaaaaaaggaagggagggacgggagg
Protein-coding regions in this window:
- the Tmem265 gene encoding transmembrane protein 265, producing MEDEEKAAESLMGNMEAAHSPSPIHCCWLRLRYLAATSIICGCSCLGVMALVFAIKAEERHKAGQSEEAIYWGARARRLILASFAVWFAVMVLGPLLLWLLSYTIAQAE